The following proteins come from a genomic window of Gemmatimonadota bacterium:
- a CDS encoding helix-turn-helix transcriptional regulator: MRSFRNHLKEKLKDERFRRIYKEEKQLAELSLKIYHLREQMGLSQKEVARRATITQQQLSKVENGINCNMTTFLKVCQALDLNIELEPLQADRL, from the coding sequence ATGAGGAGTTTTAGGAACCATCTTAAAGAAAAGCTAAAAGACGAGCGTTTCCGGCGAATTTACAAGGAGGAGAAGCAACTGGCAGAGCTATCGCTGAAGATCTATCACCTACGCGAACAGATGGGCCTTTCCCAAAAGGAAGTTGCCAGACGCGCGACGATCACTCAGCAGCAGTTATCGAAGGTAGAGAATGGGATCAATTGTAATATGACGACCTTTTTGAAAGTGTGCCAGGCACTTGACTTAAATATTGAACTGGAGCCGCTCCAAGCAGATCGACTGTGA
- a CDS encoding type II toxin-antitoxin system RelE/ParE family toxin, with amino-acid sequence MNRKWYIIYYETSDGHCPVQEFIDARKERNQAKTLSWIAQLEGQGPNLPRPYADLLEDGIHELRVRLSGDQVRILYFFCFRDFIVLTHGFVKRTGRVPQSEIDLSKKYRADFLARYDEQKLKEEFNEEF; translated from the coding sequence ATGAATCGAAAATGGTACATCATCTATTATGAGACCTCAGATGGGCATTGTCCTGTTCAGGAATTCATAGACGCCAGGAAAGAACGAAATCAAGCCAAAACGCTCAGTTGGATTGCACAGCTAGAAGGTCAAGGCCCGAATCTGCCCAGGCCCTATGCAGACCTGCTGGAAGATGGAATACATGAACTGAGAGTGAGACTATCTGGAGATCAAGTAAGGATTCTCTATTTCTTTTGCTTCAGAGATTTTATTGTCTTGACCCATGGGTTTGTGAAGCGAACAGGGCGTGTGCCTCAATCTGAAATTGATTTATCCAAAAAGTATCGAGCTGATTTTCTGGCTCGCTATGACGAACAGAAATTAAAGGAGGAATTCAATGAGGAGTTTTAG